The genomic segment CTGAACAGTCTCAACCGCATCTGTTCTGACATTATCACGCAGACACAGAACTGCCATAAGAACAGTCTTTCCATCGCTGATTTTCGCTACAGAGAGAAGCTTCATGGTTCTCTTTGCCTGTGCATGCATCTGTTCTTCTACTTTATCTTTATCTGCCTTTGTAAACTCTCTTTCTTCCCCGTCCGGAAGCATGTAATGTGTTACTTTATCAATGATATTCTCTGTAGCACCCTTCCAGTAAACAAGTCCGTTTTTCAGTTTTACAGTGGCACATTTCTTCTCGGAATCAAATCCGCTGATCTCTTCTACCTTCTCCGGATCATTGTCATAATCATTATAACCATGATCAATGGCATAAGAGAGCAGTGCTCTGTCCATGTTGTTACTTCCGATTGCCTTTCCCTCTGAGGAAATCTTTGCAAGGTTATTCAGAGTGATAGCTTCTATAAACTCCCTGCTCTGAATGGAATCCACAATCTCACCGTTACCTGTGATAAATTCTACCAGTGACAGGTTACCCTGTGTGATCGTTCCGGTTTTATCACTGAACAGCACGTTCATATAAGCAGAATCTGAAAATGCCGCCTTGTGGCTGACAAGGATATTCTTTTTATACATGGACTCTGTATTCATTGACTGAACCAGACTGTTCATCATCGGGAGTCCCTCCGGAACTGCCATGATCACGATAGAAGCCATAAGCATAACTGCTTCCGCTATTACAAGGAGAACGGAAACAACAGTGATTGCCTGATCTGCCCTGATCAGAGTCAGGACAACATGAAGGATACCTGCGATCGCTGCAGCTGACACACCCAGTTTACCGATACCTGCTGCCACACCCTCCAGCTTCAGGCTGGAAGTATCTTTTCGCTCTTCTTCCTCGGAGGTATCTGTCAGAGCTTTGTTTATCTTTCCTAATTCAGAACTGTCTCCGATAACAGTTGCGATCATGTAACCTTCGCCTGAAGTCACAACAGAACCCATAAAGACTTTTCCATGTGAGGAGTAATCCGTAGATTCTGCCTCGTCCATATTGGTTACTGCTGCTTTGTTCTCATCTCTTGATTCACCGTTTAATGCCGCCTGAGATACTTTGATCTTACCTTCAAATAACAGACCATCTGCCGGAACCTTATCTCCTGCCTGGATAAGGATCGTATCACCTTTAACGATTTCACTGGTAAGAATATTGACCAGCTTTCCGTCTCTTACAACTTTGGCATAGGTCTTGCTGTATTCTTCCTGAAGCGCCTCACTTCTTGAAGTATTTCTGTACTCTGACAGGGTACTGAAACCGGTAGCAAGTGCGATTGCGATCACAATACTGATGATCTCCACAACATCATTTCCGCCGGATAATGCAGGGACAAAGATTCCCAGCACAGCCAGGATAACTTTAAGAGCCAGAGCCGCACATAATACCTTGATCCAGATGTCATCAAATGCGCCGATGAACATGGACCAGAGTGATTCAGTCTCTTTCTTCGCCAGCTCATTGGTGCCGTACTTCGCCTTGCTCTCGCTGACCTGCTGTCCGGACAGGCCCTGCATTCGCTCCTCTTTGTTTATTTCATTCATAATAATCAACCTCCTCTTTCGGGTTTTGCAACTGTTCAATCATGGACAGACAGTTACCGGATTTTATATAAAAAGAGGAACCATAACAGCTCCTCTTTTTATTTTCACACAAATCTCTGGCAGAGTTCCCCAAGTCCGGGATCTGTTGTGCCATTTCCTACGGCGTTGAATTTCCATTCACCGTTATACCTGTATATTTCCCCAAAAATCATCGCAGTCATACCTGAATAATTCTCAGTTAAATTATATTTACACATTTCTTTATTGTTTCTGGCATCAACCAGACGGATAAATGCATTCTGGATCATTCCAAAATGCTGTTTTCTCTTTACTGCCTGATAGATATTGACAACAATGACAATCTTATCATATTCAGCCGGAACTCTTGACAGATCAATAACGATCTGCTCATCATCTCCCTCGCCTGCTCCTGTAAGATTGTCTCCCATATGATTGACTGTCCCGGATTTATGTTTCAGGTTGCCGAAATATACCAGGTCTGTTTTATCTGTAAATTTACCATTTTTCAACATGATTGCAGAAGCGTCGCAGTCGATTGCCTGATGTGATGAAGAACCAAATAATGCACCAAACAATCCACCACCGCCGGATGGCTTTGCCTCATCCCAGCCAAGTCCCACGATCACCTTTGCTAATCCTGCATGCTCCTTTGACAGATTTACCTTCTGTCCTTTCTGTAAGCTTACTGACATTTTCGTCCCTCCTGTTGCCCTCCGGCACTATTCTACGTCTACACCATAACTGTTGCACAAAGCAGCCAGACCACCCTGATAACCGCTTCCAATGGCATTAAATTTCCATTCGTCACCATTCTTGTACAGTTCACCAAATACAACTGCTGTTTCAATAGAGAAATCTTCTCCAAGATCATATCTGAGGATTTCTTCTCCTGTCACTTCATTGAAGATTCTCACAAAGGCATTAGAAACCTGTCCGAAATTCTGGCGTCTTGCCTCTGCATCATAGATGGTAACTGTAAATGCAATCTTTGTGATATTGGCAGGAATCTTTGACAGATCGATCTTAATCTGCTCATCATCTCCGTCTCCGGCACCTGTAAGGTTGTCTCCCATATGCTGGACTGCTCCGGACGGATGTACAAGATTTCCATAGAATACAAAATCGTTCGAATCAGAAACCCTTCCGGAATCTGTCAGACAGAACGCTGCTGCATCCAGATCGAAATCTCCGCCTGTGTCATAAGCATTGATATCCCATCCGATACCTACAACTACATTCTTAAGTCCCGGGTTACCTTTTGTAAGACTGACCTTCTGTCCTTTTTTTAAACTAACTGGCATATATTTTTCCTCCCATATTGTCTTATCCGCTTCGCTATACAGCTCCATACCTGATAACTGTTTAGTATTTTTACCAAACAGCCGACTGTCTCTTACATTACGCTACTTCAATACCATAATGACCGCAGAGCGCTGCAAGTCCACCTTGGAATCCGCTTCCGATGGCATTAAACTTCCACTCTCCGTTATGTCTGTAAAGTTCTCCTACAACTACTGCTGTTTCAATGGAGAAGTCCTCCCCAAGATCATAATGGATCAGTTCCACCTCATTGGATTCATCTACCAGACGGATGTAAGAGTTTGAAACCTGTCCGAAGTTCTGACGTCTTGCTTCTGCATCATAAATGGTAACTGTAAACGCAATTCTCTCAATATTTGCCGGAACCTTTGACAGATCGATCATGATCTGCTCATCATCACCTTCACCCTCACCGGTAAGGTTATCTCCCATGTGGATGACTGATTCACTGACATGCTTCAGATTGCCATAGAAAATGAATTCTTTCTCTGTAGGGCATTTTCCGTTGGCACCAAGCATAAATGCTGCTGCATCCAGGTCAAAATCCGAACCTGAATCAAAAGCGTTTACATCCCATCCAAGTCCTACCATGATCTTCTTAAGTCCCGGATTCTTCTTTGTTAAATCTACCTTCTGTCCTTTTGATAAATTAATAGGCATATCATTCATCCTCCCTTTTTTCTGTGTTTTTATTTTCTTACCGGTGGCACATTGTATTGTTTGTTAAAATCCTGTTTGATTGCCTCCAGACGAACCTGATCCTCCTGGCGTTTCTTTCTGGCATCTTCCTGGATCCTTCTTGTCTCTTCGATTCCATTTGTAATGGTTGCCCATGTCTTCTCAAGAGTCTCAATCTGAATGGAACTTCCGGATGCCATTTTAGCTGTCATCTTCGATACATCTACTGTATTCTGGGCATTCTTAAGAAGCATCTCATTTGTTTTCTTATCCAGTTCTGCAATAGATTCTGCCTGTATCTTCTGCCTTTTCAAAAGAATTGCCTGCGCAAGTGCCTGCTTAAATACAGGAAGCGTAACGATAAACGCAGAATTGATCTTTCTCACCAGATTGTAATTGCTGAACTCCATAGTCTTGATCATGGGAATGGACTGCATTGCCACATTCTCTGCTGTTCTCAGATCCTGTGTCCTCTGTTCCAGCATCATCAGTGCCTGATTCAGACTGGTAAGTTCAAACTGAATAGACTGATCTCCCGTATTCTCCATATCCTGCTGTCTCTGGGCAATGTAGGCTTCAATCTCTTTACATGCCTGTTCTCCTGCAAGGATATATTTCACCAGTTCATGATAATAATCCACATTGGTCTTAAACATGGTATCCAGCTTTTTGTTGGACTGTTTGATTTCAGACTCATATCCTTTAAGCTGAACATAAATCTTATCAACTTCTTCGCCCATTGTGTGATACTTGGCCAGTATCTTATCCAGCTGTTTTCTGAAATTTCCGAAAAGCTTTCCGAAAAGTCCCGGATTATCCTTAATTTCATTAATGTCAAACTGATCCATGATCTTTGCCAGCGATTTAAGCATCTCGCTTGTCTCATTAAGCTGCGACATATTCATGCTGTTGAGGACCACATCAGATGCCTTGGAAATCTCCTCTGCTGCTTTCGCACCAAAAGATACAATGGTATCCATATTGTAAACTTCGATCGTGCTGACAATATCGTCCACTTCTTTTGAATTGACCAGCTCAGCATTCATCTGCTGCCTGTCAGCGACAATATCATATTTCTCCACAACTTCAATCTCATTTTTCTCCTGAAGACCATTACCGGCCTGAGCAGGATTTCCCATAGATGATTTACCGAAATCAAGTCCCATAATCTACTAACCTCTCCTGAAAAGTTTTCTCCGCCATGAGGGGCGGGTACTGTTTGTCGAAATGTTATTCAGATCCGGAACCTGCATATCGTATTTATATTCCCCGATCTGGTGCTCTTCCATCAGTTTTTCTGCAAAGTAGTTCTCCACACTCTGATAGCCTGTAGGGACAAAAAACAGAATGTCAAATCCTGCCAGGTTCAGGAATGTTACAAGAATCGAATCCTGAAGTGAAATCATCGTCTCCCCTGTATTAATATATATCAGTTTCGGATTCTTTTTTGTAAAATCAAATTTCTGGATCAGACGCAGAATCTCCTTCGGCAGATCCAGAATCTGCGCGATCACTGTATATTCTGTACCATTTTCCCCAATACCCTTTATCAGTTTCCGCTCGATCAGAAGCTGCAGCTTGTCAAGTATAAATTCCTGCATTTCCTCCCGAAGAAGATGATAAGGATATCTGGGATGATTCTTTATTTTATTCCGCAGAAGCTTTCCGTTTTTATAAAATTCTACGGCAAAGGCTTTCATTGGACCGGAGGCAGTTGGTTCAATGCACGGAGCACTTTTCACAACAACGGTATCCTCTGTGATCAGTGCTGCTATGGATTCCCAGTACTGAGAAACACTTCCATCCTTCACTCCTGAGATTTTTGAAAAAATAACCGGAATATTTACCACACCGTTAACTGTGCTGAAATTAGGTCTGTATTTCAATTCCTGATCCCACAGTAGTTTTATCTCTTCATACATGGTCTGCAGATTGATAACATTCGCCTTCACATACTGCTGATTTCTGTATATCCCACTGTCCTGATACATCAGAGTATCAAGTTCTCTTTCCGCATGATAAGCGGCTGTTCCAATCTTTACCTGAGAACTCTCTTCCGGATATTCTGTGATCGCCAGACTCTCCGGATAGTTGACCTCATACAGAAGTTTATCTTCCAGACAGCACTTAATGTTCAGATCAGGACATAAGATCAGCACATCCAGTGGCAGCCGCCCAAGGAAACTCATAAACAGAGCTTCGTTTTCATTCCGGCAGCCCCCCAGATAAATAAAGCATCCAATCTCCGGTGATTTCCAGTTTATGAACAGCTTCGGCAGATATCTTCTCATCCAGCACAGCAGATACACTGCCCTGTTTGTCAGTCTGTTAAGATTTTCCCCTTCCTTCTGAGATTCAGCCAGCATAACATCCACAAATGTTTTATGCAGGATCCGCTGAAGCTCCGGATTGGCTCCATACTGTATATTACACGCAAGTCCCAGGAGCATCTGATCTCCGGATGTGTAGTTTGACCTCTTTATCTCTGAAATTTCCTGCGGCGTTGGTCTTGGAATCTCTTTACTTACGATCACCGTATTTCTCTTTGAATTTCTCAGTTCCTGCTGCAATCTGAACAGTTCATTTGCATAAGTAAGCTTATCTTCTGCCCCGTTTATCCTGCAGAAACAGTTATAAAAAAAACGGCTGTCATTTCCCCTTAACAGAATGCTCTCGCGGATATCATCCAGGCCGTTTCCCTTTATCCATGCATTTGTACAATTTGTAAGCGAAGGTCTGATTCCATACAGTCTCTCATTGTTAAGTTCATTCTGAATCTCATCTCTGACCTTTTTCACACAATATCCCTGCGGAAATGGCTGCAAACCTTCCATCTGCAAACTGTCTGAAAGAACGGAACCCGGATCTGTTTTCAGATATCCCTGATCCCCTGCATACTGAAGCAGTACTACATCACAGCCTGCATTGGAAAGAATCGATATGAGCATTAACTCATAATTGCTTATCTGCCCTTCATATAATATTTTAGGGATATGGTTCTCTCCAAGCTGATTTACAATGCGTTCAAATTTATAATACAGCCAGCACATGAACTTGATATATGCGTTCCTGAGCATATTCTCGGTTTTCCCGGCTTTTCGCAGGGAATCCAGAGAGTCATAAATGGAGGCTGCCACATTCTGTCTCTGAAACTCATTCATCCTTGGCAGCCATTTTCTCAGACTGACATGGATAAAATCCATACTCATCTGAAAATCCATTCCCATTATTTCATTATAATATGCAAGATTCCCCTCATCGGGATTAGGTATCTTCCCTTCGATAACCACTCCGGTTCTTCTTGCTGTATCATAATATTTCTTTATAAATTCGCCGACTTCTTCAGAATATCCGTTGATACGGTAGAAATAAACACCTTTCTCCCGCCTGCTGTTCAGTTCGACAAAATAATCACTGAGGTTTTGAATTTTTTTGTGTTCCAACATATAAGTATCTCACCTTCAATATCTGCTTATCTTATTTCTGTTCATGATAAGTTCTACAGTAATTTCATAAAATAATGCGGAACCATAATTTTCTCCAAATTTTCGTATAAATTCTACCTCAAAATTGTATCATATTGCTATTTATATTTCAAGAAAATTCCCCTGTTCTTTCTATGGCTT from the Blautia wexlerae DSM 19850 genome contains:
- a CDS encoding cation-translocating P-type ATPase, producing the protein MNEINKEERMQGLSGQQVSESKAKYGTNELAKKETESLWSMFIGAFDDIWIKVLCAALALKVILAVLGIFVPALSGGNDVVEIISIVIAIALATGFSTLSEYRNTSRSEALQEEYSKTYAKVVRDGKLVNILTSEIVKGDTILIQAGDKVPADGLLFEGKIKVSQAALNGESRDENKAAVTNMDEAESTDYSSHGKVFMGSVVTSGEGYMIATVIGDSSELGKINKALTDTSEEEERKDTSSLKLEGVAAGIGKLGVSAAAIAGILHVVLTLIRADQAITVVSVLLVIAEAVMLMASIVIMAVPEGLPMMNSLVQSMNTESMYKKNILVSHKAAFSDSAYMNVLFSDKTGTITQGNLSLVEFITGNGEIVDSIQSREFIEAITLNNLAKISSEGKAIGSNNMDRALLSYAIDHGYNDYDNDPEKVEEISGFDSEKKCATVKLKNGLVYWKGATENIIDKVTHYMLPDGEEREFTKADKDKVEEQMHAQAKRTMKLLSVAKISDGKTVLMAVLCLRDNVRTDAVETVQILNDAGIQVVMVTGDAEETAVAIAKEAGILADEKKDVVLTHEEMEKLSDEELKKVLPNLRVVSRAKPLDKKRLVSLSQQIDNVCGMTGDGVNDAPALKQADIGFAMGDGTAVAQEAGDVVILNNSLTSIKDCVLNSRTMAKSVGKFLIFQLTVNISTLLMNIIAPILGWTEPFSIVQILWINLIMDTLAAMAFGGEPILDRYMKDQPAKRTDNILTPYIKSAIGVSAIFITLGSILILENIGGITSWVIPAGCADPELYEKTFMFAFFIYAIIFNSLNTRSEKFNLFEHIGENKNFVLVMGAIFVLQTIIIEIGGKVFNTTLLEPKALLVSMVLAVLIIPVDLIRKAIMSR
- a CDS encoding TerD family protein; the protein is MSVSLQKGQKVNLSKEHAGLAKVIVGLGWDEAKPSGGGGLFGALFGSSSHQAIDCDASAIMLKNGKFTDKTDLVYFGNLKHKSGTVNHMGDNLTGAGEGDDEQIVIDLSRVPAEYDKIVIVVNIYQAVKRKQHFGMIQNAFIRLVDARNNKEMCKYNLTENYSGMTAMIFGEIYRYNGEWKFNAVGNGTTDPGLGELCQRFV
- a CDS encoding TerD family protein is translated as MPVSLKKGQKVSLTKGNPGLKNVVVGIGWDINAYDTGGDFDLDAAAFCLTDSGRVSDSNDFVFYGNLVHPSGAVQHMGDNLTGAGDGDDEQIKIDLSKIPANITKIAFTVTIYDAEARRQNFGQVSNAFVRIFNEVTGEEILRYDLGEDFSIETAVVFGELYKNGDEWKFNAIGSGYQGGLAALCNSYGVDVE
- a CDS encoding TerD family protein, with protein sequence MPINLSKGQKVDLTKKNPGLKKIMVGLGWDVNAFDSGSDFDLDAAAFMLGANGKCPTEKEFIFYGNLKHVSESVIHMGDNLTGEGEGDDEQIMIDLSKVPANIERIAFTVTIYDAEARRQNFGQVSNSYIRLVDESNEVELIHYDLGEDFSIETAVVVGELYRHNGEWKFNAIGSGFQGGLAALCGHYGIEVA
- a CDS encoding toxic anion resistance protein; the encoded protein is MGLDFGKSSMGNPAQAGNGLQEKNEIEVVEKYDIVADRQQMNAELVNSKEVDDIVSTIEVYNMDTIVSFGAKAAEEISKASDVVLNSMNMSQLNETSEMLKSLAKIMDQFDINEIKDNPGLFGKLFGNFRKQLDKILAKYHTMGEEVDKIYVQLKGYESEIKQSNKKLDTMFKTNVDYYHELVKYILAGEQACKEIEAYIAQRQQDMENTGDQSIQFELTSLNQALMMLEQRTQDLRTAENVAMQSIPMIKTMEFSNYNLVRKINSAFIVTLPVFKQALAQAILLKRQKIQAESIAELDKKTNEMLLKNAQNTVDVSKMTAKMASGSSIQIETLEKTWATITNGIEETRRIQEDARKKRQEDQVRLEAIKQDFNKQYNVPPVRK
- a CDS encoding YceG family protein, with translation MLEHKKIQNLSDYFVELNSRREKGVYFYRINGYSEEVGEFIKKYYDTARRTGVVIEGKIPNPDEGNLAYYNEIMGMDFQMSMDFIHVSLRKWLPRMNEFQRQNVAASIYDSLDSLRKAGKTENMLRNAYIKFMCWLYYKFERIVNQLGENHIPKILYEGQISNYELMLISILSNAGCDVVLLQYAGDQGYLKTDPGSVLSDSLQMEGLQPFPQGYCVKKVRDEIQNELNNERLYGIRPSLTNCTNAWIKGNGLDDIRESILLRGNDSRFFYNCFCRINGAEDKLTYANELFRLQQELRNSKRNTVIVSKEIPRPTPQEISEIKRSNYTSGDQMLLGLACNIQYGANPELQRILHKTFVDVMLAESQKEGENLNRLTNRAVYLLCWMRRYLPKLFINWKSPEIGCFIYLGGCRNENEALFMSFLGRLPLDVLILCPDLNIKCCLEDKLLYEVNYPESLAITEYPEESSQVKIGTAAYHAERELDTLMYQDSGIYRNQQYVKANVINLQTMYEEIKLLWDQELKYRPNFSTVNGVVNIPVIFSKISGVKDGSVSQYWESIAALITEDTVVVKSAPCIEPTASGPMKAFAVEFYKNGKLLRNKIKNHPRYPYHLLREEMQEFILDKLQLLIERKLIKGIGENGTEYTVIAQILDLPKEILRLIQKFDFTKKNPKLIYINTGETMISLQDSILVTFLNLAGFDILFFVPTGYQSVENYFAEKLMEEHQIGEYKYDMQVPDLNNISTNSTRPSWRRKLFRRG